The Ipomoea triloba cultivar NCNSP0323 chromosome 13, ASM357664v1 genomic interval AAACTGTGTGAACACATAAGCATAGAAGTTTTTGATATACTGCCTTGCTTGTGACTTATTCTTCATTAAGCGTAACCAAACAAATCTTGAATGATCATCTACAATGGTTAAAAAGTAGTGATCTCCCTTGATTGAGCTAACTTGAAAGGGTCCCCAAACGTCAATGTGTATTAAATCAAAACATGCATTTGAGACAGAGGTGCTAACTGGAAAAGGATTTCTTTTCTGTTTTGCAAAATGACATATATCACAAGCCAAAGTCTTATTATTTGCAATATCAACATTATTCAACAAATGAAACTTGTTTGCAGGAAAATGGCCTAGCCTTTGGTGCTAAATTTCAGAAGTAATGCATGGCACAGCATAGCTTTTTGCTCTCTTCTTGGGTGGCTCCAACAGCATGTACAGCCCTTGTTCATGTTTAGCTAAACCAGTTGTCAGCCCATGAGTCTTCTGTATCATGCACTGATCAGACATAAAGATTAACCGGTGAGATTCTTCTTGAAGCAATCTACTTACTGACACTATATTAAACTTGAATAGGGGGATATGCAACACTTCTTTTAACCATATGCCACTGTTAAGTCTGATATTTCCTACATGCTTGACAGGAATACACTCCCCGTTAGGTAGATTCACTTCAATATCTCTAGCTTCTCGATAATCATCAAAGAATTTCAAAGAGCATGCTATGTGATTAGTGGCCCCTGAATCAAGAATCCACGTATTTGAACACATAGCGATTGAATTAACATGAGATATAGAGCACTTGCCTTCATTTATAGGACTGAAGTTAGAAGCCAATGAAACAGCATCAGTGGTGTTATGAGCAGATGAAGATGTCTGTCCAGATTGTGGTTGGAGAACTGAGATGATTTTTCGTAGTTGTTCTTCAGAGATTCCCAAGTCATTGACATTAGTCCCTGCCGTGAGTTGCTTCTTTCCTTTGGATTTGTATCCGGATACCCATCCTGGAGGGTAGCCGTGTTTCTTATAACACTTGTCTACAGTATGCCCGGTCATTCCGCAGTGTGTGCATCTAGCTCCCTTATTGTTATAATTGTGCCTTCCATTATATGTGTTCACGGCAGCAATACTCACAGCCTCATCAGcattgataatctggttgcctTGAATATTTACAGCATTAGCATGACTAAAATCAAGGCTACCTAGATTCATATTTGTCAAACTGTTTTGCCTTTCTTGCTTTTCAGCCATTACGAAGACTTTGTAAACTTCCGGTAAGGGTTCAAGCACAAGGACATTTGATTTCAGGCTATTATATTCTTCATTTAAACCTTGAAGGAAGCGGATTACCTGATCTGTGTCACGCTCCTTTCTTATTTGATCAGTCAATTCACATGAGCAGCGAGGCTCGCATCTGCATATCGGAATTAGCCTCAGTGCATTCATCTCCTCCCACAGGGTTCGGGCTCTAGTGTAGTATTCGTTCACAGGGAGACTGCCTTGCTTGAGATTGTTAATATCATTCTGAAGGACGGAACTGCGCTGAGCATCCTGCTGCGAAAATCTCCTTTCCAGATCCTCCCATACTCCTTTGGCTTTGTGGATGTGTATCACACTGTGCTATTGCCGGCTGGACAGACTTGAAGATCCAAGAACAAATCATCAAATTACATCTCCTCTAGGCAGCGTAGTGTGGATGACGTAGATCTGGTGTGGAAATGTTGCCGTTAATGAAGCCCCATTTATTCTTAATCTCCAAGGCTATTTGCATGGAATTTGACCATGAACTGTAATTCGAGCTTCCTGAGAGAGGCGGAGTGACTAGGACCGCACTCGGATTGTCGTTGGAACTCAGAAACAAAGGATATTCAAGTTTTTCGGTGTTGTAGTTTCTTTGATTCTGAGCATGTAGGTTCCTCTGCGAAACTGTGGTGGAAGACGATCGTGCTGGTGATCGGTTGATAGGCGACGCGGTTTGAGCTCCTTGGCTGGATTCTCCGCCACCGGCGACGGCGGCGACATAGGAGCCCCGTCgttgctctgataccatattGAGTGAGAAAAGAAGGGAAAGCAGAAGCTGTTATCCAATGGATAGCAGGTGGTTCTTTCTTGTTCTGTTACAATGGAGAAGACGCAAGCATATATGCACTAGATATGAGCGGGAAAGACTATTACAACTGAAATGGTAAGTGCTATTACATTACTACCCTTTTTCTATATGCTCTAATAAAAGTAGTGGAAGAAAGTAGTAAGGAAGGGATGGAGAGACAACTAGAATCCGTACCAAATCGACCGGTAGTGAATACCAATATAACCACTAGGGGAGGGTTAGAGATATACTATTCCCAGATGGCCAAGATGATAGTAGAAGGCCCCATCAATGACCTCATAAGTTGGAGCTCTTTGGAGGTGAGGGTAGGGTGATAGTCGACTAAATAGCCCAAGTCGTTAAAATAACCTCGGCCTCGAGTGAGATGATCTTCTGGAAGGGCAGAAGAAGAATAAATTGGGGTTGGATttatggtttatatatatatatatatatatatatatatatatatatatatatatatatataaagtataatattattaggacaaaataaattataaatgttttaataattaataattattattaatattattgcctaataattatttatggtaattattatgctaattctcACCACTTTCTTCCCTGTAAtttttatgataatctatatgcatatttttatacttaagtataatattattggcacaaaataaattatatgtacctttttttttttgcaaatacttaacttaataattaatattaatataatcgcctaatttttatttattgtaaccATTTATGGTATATTATAGTAATActatggttatatatatatatatatatatatatatatatatatatatatatatatatatatatatatatatatatatatatatatatataNNNNNNNNNNNNNNNNNNNNNNNNNNNNNNNNNNNNNNNNNNNNNNNNNNNNNNNNNNNNNNNNNNNNNNNNNNNNNNNNNNNNNNNNNNNNNNNNNNNNNNNNNNNNNNNNNNNNNNNNNNNNNNNNNNNNNNNNNNNNNNNNNNNNNNNNNNNNNNNNNNNNNNNNNNNNNNNNNNNNNNNNNNNNNNNNNNNNNNNNNNNNNNNNNNNNNNNNNNNNNNNNNNNNNNNNNNNNNNNNNNNNNNNNNNNNNNNNNNNNNNNNNNNNNNNNNNNNNNNNNNNNNNNNNNNNNNNNNNNNNNNNNNNNNNNNNNNNNNNNNNNNNNNNNNNNNNNNNNNNNNNNNNNNNNNNNNNNNNNNNNNNNNNNNNNNNNNNNNNNNNNNNNNNNNNNNNNNNNNNNNNNNNNNNNNNNNNNNtatatatatatatatatatatatatatatatatatatatatatatatatatatatatatatatatatatataggaatatatatataaagtataatattattataattataactaaagaataatttttttcggcattaatgtattataattattaagcctttttttaaaaaatacttttcataatataatttttatctaatttattttgagactaatatctaatctaatctaaaaacataataagtctcaattaaagttatatcctt includes:
- the LOC116001300 gene encoding uncharacterized protein LOC116001300, producing the protein MVSEQRRGSYVAAVAGGGESSQGAQTASPINRSPARSSSTTVSQRNLHAQNQRNYNTEKLEYPLFLSSNDNPSAVLVTPPLSGSSNYSSWSNSMQIALEIKNKWGFINGNISTPDLPKGVWEDLERRFSQQDAQRSSVLQNDINNLKQGSLPVNEYYTRARTLWEEMNALRLIPICRCEPRCSCELTDQIRKERDTDQVIRFLQGLNEEYNSLKSNVLVLEPLPEVYKVFVMAEKQERQNSLTNMNLGSLDFSHANAVNIQGNQIINADEAVSIAAVNTYNGRHNYNNKGARCTHCGMTGHTVDKCYKKHGYPPGWVSGYKSKGKKQLTAGTNVNDLGISEEQLRKIISVLQPQSGQTSSSAHNTTDAVSLASNFSPINEGKCSISHVNSIAMCSNTWILDSGATNHIACSLKFFDDYREARDIEVNLPNGECIPVKHVGNIRLNSGIWLKEVLHIPLFKFNIVSVSRLLQEESHRLIFMSDQCMIQKTHGLTTGLAKHEQGLYMLLEPPKKRAKSYAVPCITSEI